A single Lactuca sativa cultivar Salinas chromosome 8, Lsat_Salinas_v11, whole genome shotgun sequence DNA region contains:
- the LOC111898883 gene encoding uncharacterized protein LOC111898883: METSKVQEHEHPLKLIDLQLQLQYEEEEEEDDDDDDEGGHSIAKDRFHGVTCWRCGEEIHIYHRYYYKCSSSCNNFSLHKFCAELPSRLEHPSHPHHTLILVPYSSSYMYYYFKCKLCKRGQHHGELSYQCSKCDFSIDLRCAVEVGKNVIHHPWHTHLLTCVIPKPILCECSACGKEHKGIFYQCTTCAGGFNIHSECAFSPKKLLIQDRTYGAFSHTHPLTISYSFPQIDQKAKHDPRCRLCGTEFFDTEDLWIYKCDKCLYYVHLHCTTSKRWWPTGSDKTIQNYKDVDYPRLLHLPFPDETYSIPKHFFYKESGPRMLTSNDEVSLQHISHEHPLILVNQEQKDEKTSPSNKINSCCFLSTKFHDPMKKTQLLCNGCLRPIMPSMPFYKCPQLICNFALHEWCTRLPKKIETHPDHPKHPLHIMYSNIPGCFFDVFSCAVCYLPCNGFAYCCFECKYYVDVCCGFIPKQITHKAHPNHLLSIVRKENNAYLCCICKRHYTESQISFHCNTCNIYIHPECAMLLAETIRHKYDKHTMHLSYLPIENHKSQYFCEICEEDLNPHASFYHCQDCVQSIHTTCAPSILKCETETYTMYHGGIHVFVNIKFGGIYNDNGHPHPLSFAQGIMLDGQCNICSQGFQYQLIFKCHKCKFAIHYNCCSM, from the exons ATGGAGACAAGTAAAGTGCAAGAACATGAGCATCCACTAAAGCTCATTGATTTGCAACTACAGTTACaatatgaagaagaggaagaagaggatgatgatgatgatgatgagggtgGCCATTCAATTGCGAAAGATAGGTTTCATGGTGTCACATGTTGGAGGTGTGGGGAAGAAATCCATATATACCACAGGTACTACTACAAATGTTCATCATCATGTAATAATTTCTCACTTCACAAATTCTGTGCTGAGCTCCCCTCAAGGTTAGAGCACCCATCACACCCACACCATACTCTTATTTTGGTACCATATTCATCttcatatatgtattattattttaaatgcaAACTTTGTAAGAGAGGTCAACACCATGGAGAACTATCTTACCAATGTAGTAAATGTGATTTCTCCATTGATCTTCGGTGTGCTGTGGAAGTAGGAAAAAACGTCATCCATCATCCTTGGCACACTCACTTGCTAACATGTGTTATCCCTAAGCCCATTTTATGTGAGTGTAGTGCTTGTGGGAAGGAACATAAAGGAATCTTCTATCAATGTACCACTTGTGCTGGCGGCTTCAATATACACAGTGAATGTGCTTTCTCACCAAAAAAATTGCTAATCCAAGATAGAACATATGGTGCTTTTTCTCATACTCACCCACTCACCATTTCATATTCCTTCCCCCAAATAGATCAAAAAGCTAAACATGATCCCAGATGCAGATTATGTGGCACTGAGTTTTTTGATACAGAGGATCTTTGGATTTACAAATGTGATAAATGTTTGTACTATGTCCATCTCCATTGCACAACATCAAAAAGATGGTGGCCTACTG GATCAGACAAAACcattcaaaattacaaagatgtTGACTAtcctcgtcttcttcatctcccgTTTCCTGATGAAACTTACAGCAtaccaaaacattttttttataaagaaagTGGACCTAGAATGCTCACAAGTAATGATGAGGTAAGCCTACAACATATCAGTCATGAGCACCCTCTAATTCTTGTTAATCAAGAGCAAAAGGATGAGAAAACCTCCCCCTCAAACAAGATTAATTCTTGTTGTTTCTTATCAACAAAGTTTCATGACCCAATGAAAAAGACCCAACTATTATGCAATGGATGTCTTAGACCAATCATGCCTAGCATGCCTTTTTACAAATGCCCTCAACTAATTTGCAACTTTGCTCTTCATGAGTGGTGTACTCGACTCCCCAAAAAAATAGAAACCCACCCAGACCACCCCAAACACCCACTCCACATCATGTACTCAAATATACCTGGTTGCTTTTTCGATGTGTTCAGTTGTGCTGTTTGTTATCTGCCTTGCAATGGATTTGCATATTGTTGTTTTGAATGTAAATACTATGTTGATGTTTGTTGTGGGTTTATACCTAAACAAATAACGCATAAAGCCCATCCGAATCACCTACTTTCAATAGTTCGAAAAGAAAATAATGCTTATCTTTGTTGTATTTGTAAACGACATTACACTGAAAGTCAAATTTCATTCCATTGCAACACGTGCAACATTTATATACATCCTGAATGTGCTATGTTATTAGCTGAGACAATCAGGCATAAGTATGACAAGCATACAATGCACCTAAGTTACCTCCCAATTGAGAACCATAAGAGCCAATACTTTTGTGAAATTTGTGAGGAGGATTTGAATCCTCACGCATCTTTCTATCATTGTCAAGATTGTGTTCAGTCCATACATACAACGTGTGCTCCATCAATACTTAAGTGTGAGACAGAGACATATACCATGTATCATGGGGGTATTCATGTTTTTGTGAATATAAAGTTTGGAGGAATTTATAACGATAATGGTCACCCACACCCTCTCTCATTTGCTCAAGGTATTATGTTGGATGGCCAATGTAATATATGTAGTCAAGGATTTCAATACCAATTGATATTTAAATGTCACAAGTGTAAGTTTGCAATTCATTACAACTGTTGTAGCATGTAG